The genomic DNA TAGCTCACACAAATCTTCttttaaatgactttaaatAATACTGAGAAGTCTATTTatgcaaaagtaaaaaatgcCTGTTTAAATGTGGTAGCAGAATTTGAAGACTTAATATCTTCAACTCAGGAAAATGTTGGATGGCATAAATTTAATTCTCTGAATTTCCATACTTTTTAGGTGAAGGAAGTACAAGTGCCGCGGAGTCCACTTTTCCTCAAGAAAGTTCTAGAGAACAGCAGCCATCATCTGCCTCAGAGAGACAGGCCCCTCGACCACCACAGTCACCACGCAGACCACCACATCCACTGCCTCCACGATTGACTATTCACGCTCCTCCTCAAGAGCTAGGTCCCCCAGTCCAGGTATAAAATAGTTCAGAAGAGCCTttgtaaaatgtcttttttaacttaaatttcttttaactTAAGTCTGAGCACTGAGCAAATTGTAAAAATTGTTCCTATCTATTTAGCATCCTCAAAATGGAAACTGAGCAAGTTGACTTAACGTTTCTCGTTCTGCAGATTATTTATGGAGAAGGAATACTGAAAGCAGACAAGTACTCATCACGAATATGTATCTTGAAGTGATTATACCAATGTTATTTGTTAATGCAGAAAAAACCCTCTTCTCAAACAGACTGTATCTCAGAATGCTAGGGGTTTTTATTAGTCTCTACCCCTACACAGATTGGGCAAAGGAATGTCCGTATTCATTATCTAAGCTAAAACTTTCACTTCAGTATTTGACTGATGATTATGCGTTGACATAAGCATAAatttattaaatgaaaacatcacaacatacatttttctaaataatttcatAGCCGTTACATTTTTTATGCTTTACTGTTAACTTGTTGTGAGGACTGTGACCATTATATTTTTGTGTCCAAGTTTTCTGTCCTCAGTAGAAAGTTGAATGAAACAGTAATAGTGTTTATCCAAGATTTAAATCTGtgtgtttctcttctgtagTTAGGCCAGGCAGCAGATGTGAGATGCTGACTATCTCCTGCCATAATCTGTTTAAAGAGATATGATGCTGTATTGGGCAGTGTTatatactgaaatatatttgttaCACTATTACCAATGTAGCTGCTATTCTTTACTCTGAATAACTCCTTGCTATTGAAATTCTAGAGAAGCATtcacacaatttttttcttttctttgctgtaaaGAGAATCCAGATGACTCGAAGACAGTCAGTGGGACGTGGACTTCAGCTAACTCCTGGTATAGGTGGGATGGTAAGTACATGAAAATCTACTACTAAAATCCTGTGTTGTAAGGATATTTGTAACTTTAGTTTTATTTTggtgagttttgttttgttttctttttagaagtCTAGCTGCTGAAGTCAGGAATGGCATGACTTCTGTAGCCTTGCAGGTCACATTAGTGCCATTAATTTCTGCATTAATGGAAGGCAAACTTGAGAAAAGtctgagaaagcagaaactCTTCTTAAAGTTGAACTTATTTTGTCCAAGTCAGTTTTAATTACTTACTTTTAGAATCAGTCTTTTACAGTTCATATATTATTGAAAGAAGTAGTTTTCAGTCTCTCACTAAAGGAGCAAGGCAATTCATGTATGTTCTCTGGAGATGAAGAGAATGATGAATTTAGGataagagagaaaggaagatgagaTGTCTGGCTTTGTAGGTAGTGTAAGAGCGAAGGATACAAATCCATAGAAAACAGATGATTTGATTCATGTTGTGAAGAATCCCATATATTAGGTTATGTTACAACAATCCAAACTAAGACAGGTCATTTCTGTCTATTTATGAATGAGTCACCTCAAGATTTGTTTGTAGTCAACAGGGAGATGTGACACTTCAACATAGTGTTCTCATGCAGTAGATGTCACCCATTAGGGCAATCTTTATAACTAGCTCAGATTCAGACATCTGAAATTATGCATGATTTGTTTTAGAGTTAATTCTGGTGTTGACTTTTGGGTTTTTTACTCAACAGTATGGAAAGAGCAAACCATGTTTTAATTTGACTAGATAGGAACTGGAAATACGTTGTAGGCTTTCAGTTCggcctcttttttttccagcagcaacACTTCTTTGATGATGAGGACAGAACAGTTCCAAGCACACCAACTCTAGTAGTTCCACATCGTACAGATGGATTTGCTGAAGCAATTCAGTAAgtagtaatttaaaaataaaagagtagATTTTTGgtgtctgcattttttttttttttttttttttttttttacttagtggaatgaaaataaatgaaatgaacttGTGGTTGGAGTGACATGCTAAGTAGTATGACATATATTTCATCTACGGTTAAGCGGATATTAAACTCTGTATTGCAAAACTTAGCAACGAATCAGGAAAGAGGTCATCTACACTGTATGATAGCACGTTGACCTAAGAGGGAGGAGATGTGCAAAAAATAAggatcttttatttctttcagccCATATGCTAATATTTTAACAATTAGTAGCAACTGGATAGATTTGTAATATTTGTGCTACTGACCAGCAAAAGGTTATCTGAGGTTCTAGTTTTGAGATGGTTCTACAGGTGTTCAGTTATCCACGTAAAATTGTGAGGATTAGTAGCGTGAGTAAGCAAAGAATATTCCATTCAGGATTTGCCTCCAGGTGCAATCCAAATAAGTTTGAAAAACTTATCACTGTTGCATTACTAGTACTTGAGCTGTTTTTTATGGTAATTATTGATTAATTTTGTCTCATgtaacttgttttcttctcatgtttaggaaaatcacagaattctttaaatctttattttgatAGTTCCCCTCAGGTAGCTGGAGTTCCTCGATTCCGATTTGGACCCCCTGAAGATATGCCACAAACCAGTTCAAGTCACTCTGACCTCGGTCAGCTTGCCTCACAAGGAGGTAAGTCATTTCTGTACTTCTGTCTACTTTTCCATGGTTGTTTGAgtatagaaataataataattcatcCGTAGAAAGgcagttctgctttgtgtgcTTGCAACTTCTCTGTTAGCAGACAGAGACTAGTGGAAAATGGGAAAGTGTTTCCTTCAAGGTgctatatttctatttttaatatgattttaaaagtaCAAAGCTTCTGGGGGTGAGAAAGACAGCTTCTGAAGTGAAGAAACATAGCTGCAGTTTTATGCAGGATAGATTGACTGCTGGGTGAATGAAGCTTAATTTAAGGAGGATTGAAATGCTGAAGgagtgcctttttcttttttttcttctagttttccTGTTGATAATAGCTTTTCTATAGTGAATTTGTGTGGTTGTGTGCAGAGCTGAAAGTTGTACTCTACACCAAATCCAAACTGTGTATGTAAGAGCAGTGTCTGAATGCTCCttgagctctggcagcttgaggctgtgcctgctgcccttTAGTGCAGGGTCTTTTCCTAATGTACAGCCTGATGCTCTTCTGGCACATCTACATGCTGTTCCTTTAGGTTCTCTTGCTGTCATGAGAGAGCAGGGATCCAgcggagctgcaggctgccatgaaGGCTCTTCTTAGCATCCTAGGTTGAACAAACCTACGGACCTCAGCTCCTCCACACATCTTGCTCCCAAGACTCATTCCCATCTCCCTGACCCTCCTTTGGATGTCCTCTGGTAGTTTTATGTCCTTACTTTGTAGCACTCAAACCCACACACAGTGCTTGATGTAAGGCAGTGCCAGGCAGAGCAGGGTGGTCCCTTCCCTCacccagctggcagtgctgggccttATGCACccagtgcacactgctggctcagattCAGCTTGCTGCCAGCCAtaacccccaggtccctttccaaGGGGCTGCTCACCAGCTTCTTGTTCCTCTGTTTGTATGTACAGCCAAGGTTGTCCCATCCTGCACACGGTTGTTAAACTCCATGCAGTTGGTGATTGCCTTCCAGTTGGTCAAAATCTCTCTTCAGTCTACCCTCAAAGGAGTCAACACATCCTCTTAAGTTAATATAATATGTGAACTTACTTAATATGCATCTAGTCCTGCATCTGGATTGtgtatgaaaacattaaagggCATTTCCCTAAAGTGGAGTACATCCTACTAGTGACCAGCCATCAGCCTGATGGAGTTCCATCTGCTATAACCCTTTGATCCAAATCCTTCACCCAGTTGTTCACCTGTCATTTTATGTACTTGTCTAGCTGTATGCTGGACGCTTTGTTCAGATGGATATAattaatagaagaaaacagcaattaaaaatgaattttcaggGTATATCCTTACTTGCTAAGAGAAGACCAGACAACCTGTCTATATTGTCTTCACTGTTGTTCTGACTTGGTACCTTTTTCTTGCGTCCTTGTTAGCATGGAACAGTGTGCTGTGCTTTGAAGAAAGGTCAGTGCAAAATAATAATGTAGAAGAAATGGCTAAAGTAAAGTGAGTGGTAGTATTTTTATCAAGTTGGTACCTTTTAAGAAATTCTAACTAGCTACGGCAGTAAGTCAAAACCACTTGCAATAACGCATCTCcatatttaaatatgtataattGGATTTCATCAAGTGTGTAGAGAGAAGACAGCAGCtaatctgttgggttttttttgtctgtttttattgtCACTGCAACATTGTGTGTTGCAGGTTTGGGAATGTATGAAACTCCGCTCTTCCTTGCTCATGAGGAAGAATCAGGCGGTCGTAGTGTTCCAACAACACCTTTACAAATAGCAGCACCAGGTAAGCGGCAGGAAATTCACAGGTAAAAGTTTGAAACTTTGACTTTCCAGAAAAGGTTATACAGTCAGGAATATTCCAGTAGCTTTTCCTCGTGCTTAAGATTTCCATAAACTTTATTTAGGAAATTCAAGTTAACTCCATGCTCACCTTTCTGTACAGTTACAGTTTTTACTGAAAGTACATCAGCTGATGCTTCAGAGCATGCTTCTCAGTCTGTTCCAATGGTTACCACATCTACTGGCAATCTGTCCACAACTACAGAGGCTGGAGCAGGTGATGATGGGGATGAAGTTTTTGCGGAGGCAGAATCTGAAGGGTAAGCTGTGATTGTTTGACTTGAAGTCACCTTAGTTTTTGTAATGATGTTTCATTCAAATATGCCCTGCAATCCACTAAGTTTTGATTTAACCTGTTCTGGTAGGAAGGATGCTCAAGCAAGCTTTGGTAATTTTGCGAAGTAATGTTATTTGATCTTTTCGTGTAGaagcaaagcttttcttctggtAGTTTAACATTGCTAATACATgtcaccttaaaaaaaataagacatttcTGTAAATGTTCATAATGTAAGGGGCCCTATGGCAGTCAAATAGAGATGGTAGAGGCCCCAGATTGAGTGACTGGGGTttgtagaataaaaataaagcatttctgttgGCCAGCAAAGAAGATCACTCGTACAGTCATTTTGTTAAACCAGTCCAGAAGGGCAGAAAATTAGTAACTTTTTAAAGAACTTGATAGACAAATAATTTACCTCCTTCCttgctattgctttttttttcattattcttacAATGATTCCTGTATTCTGTATTGTGAACAAACAAATTATGAATCTAGAAGGGAGGAAGTTATATTTTTATcatacattttgatttttattggTTGCAAAGTAATAAAAGATACTGTAATGCACAATTTTTCAAAACTTGCATCTACTAATTATTGGTTTCATCATAAGCAGATGGAATGTTACTGCTGCAGGTTAGATGTGCCATACAGGTTTCTTGATGCAGCACCAGCTTGGATTATACAGTCTGTCTATATTGTGCTTTTGAGTAGCAATTGTTACTCAAGATGGGTTTTCGGATGTTACAGTCATGGATTGTTTCCTACCAAATACCTAATTCTTACTGAATTACAtccacagagaaataaaatggttCGCAGAACTATGTTTGTACTTAGGAATAGGCCTTTGGCTTGACAGGAGAACAGATCAACAGGTGTTTCTCATGTCTTAGGAGTTTTACTTGtcttgtaacttttttttttttataactgaaGTAAATGTAAACCACATGGCAAGCTGCGTTTTAACAAAGTTGAGACCTTCTCTGGGAGGTAATTAATGTTATGTGTACATTGTATGTTGAGCTAcatatcaaagaaaatatttatttatttacttactttaaAGCCATATGAATATCTTATGATTAGGCACAGAGAGCACGGAAGAAAATTTCTGGGAATAGATGTTTGGATAgaaatctttctgctttgtgatgaggacttttttttttttttttttttgctgagttgTTTGACACTGAGTACATTTGTATCTTTTCTCATCCCTTGCCcccctccctttctcttttaGAATTACTTCAGAAGCTGGCCTAGAAATTGATAGTCAGCAAGAAGAGGAATCTGTTCAAGCATCTGATGAGTCAGATCTTCCTTCTACAAGTCAAGATCCTCCATCTAGTTCCTCTGCAGGTACTGGTTAATTACTAGAAACTAAGTTGCTTTGCACAATTCCATTAAGTGTGAGGACTTCTTGGAGTAGGATCATGGGCTGCTAATGACTAAGATATACAAAATAAGGCAGCAAGTCTTACATAAAATAAGAACATGCTTGTATGTTTTTAGTCCTAATGGCAAATCATTTTTACTTGGACCAGAGTAATTAATGTGTCCATGGTAAGTATTCTTCAAAGAGCAAGTTCCTGATACATAGATGATTCCATCCAATGATAATTATGTCagatttaaaatagttttcattCAATTAAATTGTCAGAGAATTATGTTTATCACTGTTCTGTTACCATGTTACCAGATAATATAGACAATGAACAAAATACCAAACTTACATGTTCTGAGGCTTTTATTTATATCAGAGATTATGTCAATTAAATAGAATGCACCTTCATAATTGTAAGGTAAGTTCAAGAGCATAATGTATATCAAATCATGTAAATGCTAATGGTGCAAAACTGTACTAAACATAGATGTTCTTCCCTGTACTTGCACTTTTTCACAGACACCAGCAGTAATCAGCTTAAGCTGTTTCGACGTGTAAGGCTTCAGCCACCAACTTTAAGAACTGGTGTTCGTGGTCGTCAGTTCAACAGACAGAGGGGTAAGTGTTCAGGGCTTTTTACCCTCTCAGACTAGTCTTTAGTACTTTGTCCCTTTGGGGACTGCATATGTCCTACTTTCTATGCATATGTTTGCTTGTAAGACAGTAATACCACATCCctgaattaaatttttaattatcaGGAAACTGATACCAAATATGGCAAGAATGCCATATTTGTTCTTTTGCCAAACAGCCTGAGATAGACCGTAAGTCAACAACATTCTCTTAATGACAGAAGTATAATGTAGCCATAGCAGCAGACTTTGGGGAGAAAGAGGGAGATGGAGTTTTTCCAGAAGGGAAGTGTCTCATTGCCATAGCAGTTGCTTATGGGAGGATGAAACGTCATATGCATCAGTGTTTGATTAAATGGCTGAAAAGGATTTctattaatgcattttttctttcccaacaCAGGTGTAACTCATGCAATGGGAGGCAGAGGAGGCCTGAACAGAGGCAATATTAGTTAAATGATCTGTAATTACAGCTATGTATACAAATGTGCCAGTTTTTGCCTGTGGTTGGTTTAGTGTAATGAATGCGTAAAGCAGCATTTTATACTTAGATTTGTGTGCACACATTTCAATGTCTTTATTAATAAAACTAGACAAACTGTCAAAATTCAAATGGTATCTTTTCTAAAAaatcctctgctctgcatcacTTTTCAGGACAGTTGTACCAGTCTTTAGATACAGTCTTTCCTGTGAGAGCCGTTACAGGTCTTGCTATTCTTTTGCCCACATCCAGACTGTAGTACCGATCTGAAATGAATAGACATCAGAATTAAATTTCATAAGCTACAGAAAGAATCTTGAAATTAAAGCCtgccttttaattttgttaagCATGAATAGTAGATTTTCATTCCACATCTATACAAGGATTTGAAAAGCtataaaaatccatttttagCCTCAACTTTTTTGACATGCAGATCATTGTTTAGCTAAATTTAATTTCCACAATACCACTAATAATTAAGTCTGTCACAAGAATAAGGAATACAGGAGACGCTAGCACTGCtagaacacagaaatatttttaagaattgagaaaccaaacaaactagaaacaaaacagtccTGCACCAGTTGTGAAAGTGGGAACTTCTGTGGTCCCTGAGTGTAATTATGTAAAAGTTATCAAATTATTTTGGCAGGAACTTATTTTAGTATCCTCCTGTATTTGGATATGTGTCTAATacttctaaattttttttttccactgattaaccaagaaaatttcaagaaatgtttttatctgATCCTGGCTGAAGGAGAAAGATCTTCTTAAACTGGAACTAGAAGTAATTATTTCCTGGGAAATCAAATGGTTCACGTTGCCAGTGAAAAGTCTATCAATGTGTGATGGTCCAAGGATTTTGATACATAATTGCTCATTTAAGTGtcaagattttctctttttataaaTACTAGGACAGTGCATTCCTCCACAACTGTACAGTTTGAATTATTGTACCTCATTGCTCATAGTTCTGTAACTTGATTTTTGAATAGAAATATCTCTCAATGACAggcaacattttatttctcaggGCTTCTCAGTAGTGCTTGCTCAAAATTAGTGATGCAGAATCACAAGTTGTAACTTTGTGCTTTAGAGAGCTCAGAGGTTTCTTTCTTGCCTACTCATTTGCTCCTTAGTCTTTTTAAATAGAGTAACTTGTGTTAGCTTTAACTTACTGTAAGAGAAGGCATAATAATCGTAGCCATCTGGTTTATTGTAGTTGGGTACTGAGATCGTTGAATGAACTACTTTGGGGAGCCCTCTCCAGTAGGCAGTCACTTTAATTTCCTTGCGCAAAACTCctgcaagcaaaagaaaagttaGGAAGTGTCACAGTGTGTCTGCCAAAAGCTATCATCTACTTGTATTATCTAGATCAAACAAGAATTACTAGATTGAGAAGAAACTGAAGTgttatattaggaaaaaaatggaacaatGTTACATTTCAGAAGCTACAAAGATTACAATggttgtataaaaaaaaaaaaaaaaaaaaaagaataaacataaGTTACCAGATTGGTATGGATTGATTCTGACAGTCTGAATAACTGTTGGCATTCCTACTGCACGTTGAAAGCGTCTCCTTATTACAAGTCTTGGGACAAAAGCTGGGTATCTTATAGTAATGCGTGCTTTCCGTTGGCACTTCCTGGCTGGTTCTTGCCTGTATACGTACTGTTGCATGTTGCCATCTAAAACAGACATTGGtttaatatgtttaaaaaaagaagaaaaaaaaaaaagccagcttgATAACGTTAGATGGTGATGTTGGGTAGTATTTTTGTAATGGGTAGGAAAACAATACCACTTTGATACTCCTACAGCTGTCTAATGATGTTGCAACTTGCAGCTTTTTATATTCGTTCCTACAATCTAATGTAAAAGCCTTGCTCTAAATCCAACATACACTTCTAGATGTAGTAATAACTCCAACAGCTTCATTAACATTACTGTAGTAAGTACAGTTCCAAGGGAACTACTTTGATTGCCATCGTACCTGTTTATCAAGACCAGCGTGAGACCATCTCTTTGGGGTAGGTAATGGGAAGACTAGAGTCCAGAAAAGGACTTATATTTAATTATCCTAAGCTTTCTTTTGTTCCCAAAACAATTCTTCTGTTGCCATACATTGTACGTACACAGTAAGGAAATTATGCTCATTTGAAACAGGATAAATAGTTAAGAATGAAAGAACAGAGGTAAATTTCCATGCATTAGTTCTGAACTAAAAAGGTTATTTAAGCCTTTCCTTTGATTAATTtgagactgatttttttttttttcccatcagatAAAACTTATCTTTACATTTGTCTTCTGAGATGTAATCTCATGCAATCTgatatattttgaaaagcacttAAAGATTTGTAGAACTTAGAGATGTTTAAGGCCTCAGGCTGTGTTTTGACTAGCAAGTGTACTCTGATATTCACTTAGATGTCTGTTTTTGAAAGAGATATGCCTATCAGTCAGTAACTGTTGTATTCCTCACTAATGCACTTCAAGTATATTTTGATCATTTGTGAACATCTGAAATATGAGACTTACCTCTTTtgataaaataaacagattcTGGTCTGCCATTGTAACTTGCCACTGGGAGGGCTGCCCTTATTTTCCCACTTAGCCCTGCAAATCCATTTGTGAGAGGTTTGGGATAGCCTTTATCCATTACACCATTAGTGAAACGCCAGTATAGAGGACCCTAGTGATTTAAGCAAAATATGAACTTGAGAGGAAATTCATTATTGGTAACTGGGCTTCAGTCAAAAGTAATTGTAATGCAAGCATTTTGGGAACCACCTTGTTGTCCTTGTATTTAGGGGctgctaaaaacaaacaactacaATGGTAATTTAGCAGTGCCTTTAAGCAGGGGGAGAGTGTTTCAGAAATTATCTGAAACAATGATTGCTAAGCAGAACAACTTGCTTTCTAACTGCATAACATTCTTAATTAGACATGCATCTATCATTCCTTATGGATGGGGAAAGTATTGGGAGCAAACCTGGTCATCTTTGGGCAAAGGAAAGATTCAATGGaataactgcattttaaaggtttggggctggggggggggggcgggagggGCAGATAGGGGAGTTTTGGAATAGATAGTTGATCAGTAAGCATGGAATTTGGCATTTTGAGAAGCACAGTGCCAAGGCAGAGGCGATGGAACATGGGAAAGGTTTCACTTCACTTAATTTCACATGTGAAAATGCTGAACGTTCTACAAAATGAGCAACGTGGCCTTGGAGCACAAGGTTGCACTGAACAGCCACATTATGTGTCAGGGCTGTGCTTCAAAGCCTCCCTACTTTTCCCACCTTGATGAAGAAAGTCTTGCCATCACAGTTGCATCTGGAGAAGACAGCATCAATGGGGGACGGGATGCCCCAGCCTACACTGATCCTCTGGGGACTGGTTGTTGGTGGTGTCCTGCCATTCAGCAGCCAGTAGTAGTGACCTGCAGGGGGGAGGAGTCATGGCCTGCACCGTGAAGCACATGGCCAGATAGCgatgcagggaaaaaaacttGGAAAGGAGGGGAAGATGTCTCCTGCACCTCCTGACCCTCAGCAACAGTGAGGCCAATGGAGGGCACAGGGCCTGCGTACCTCTGAAGACGGCCAGGGTTCCATTGGGCAGGGCGACCATGCTATCTGCTGGCTTCCCACTGCACAGGTCCTTCTCGTTGGCCTTCCCCACTGCAAAACAGCATGTCTCGGGATGGTTGGTTCTTTTAACAAAAATTACATTGCCTCCCCCATCGCCTGAAACAGCACTACAgttaagtgtattttttttgtctgtaggACCAAGTTCAGGGCTCTCTTTGGGCCTTGCTCAGAATATATTCTTGAAAAGTTTAATCTTGTGTTTTCCTCCAAGGAACGTAAGACCAGCTCTTTACACAGCTATATGCAGTTATTGTAATTTGTTGTTTACCTCAGTACCTATAATTCAGATAAAGGTCTATAGGTGCTTCACATGCTGCGTCTCGTGTTCAATTCCTTCATGCTTACGGATGCTTACTCCAAATTTCCCTAACAAGTCTCCATCCTTCATTCTTTAGAgtgcatttacatttatttcagttaaatGTAAAGGAAGGATATCTTTTCAACAAGAATCCCAAGTATTTTCATGCAAAAGAcctatttgtatttatatacatatatatttatcagTGGATCTAAAAGTGCCCAAGAGCTTCTGCACTGTGGTACATAGTGAGGACATCaaaaaagttactgaaaaatTAAGTACTACCCATTCAGGATGCTGACATGGTCTAATTAGAAAGTACTTGCACATCCTTTACTCACAAGTTTTGCTGTGCTCTCTGGTTTTGTACACTTACTTTCTGCTCCTCCAGATAAAACTGGCAAGTCTGCAGTTTGTATTAAAGGCTTGTTTATCTCAGGCTCTTCTACTGGCATGGTTTTAGGGCTGGGTGGAGAGGGCTCATCATGGGTGTCAGTAATCTCCTGGAAGCGTATAGATGGCTTGGATGTCCCTCTAGGaacaagaaacatttcttctattGTGTCTTTTTTATCTGTTGTTGTTCTACCTCTGATCACTgtagtttcttctttcttgtcaAGGGTAGGGGACTTTCCAGGggcatcttctgtttctttttcagtagtGTAGCTAGTTTCCTTCGCAAGGGTGGTCAACTCTTTTTCACCAGCTGTTGTCTCTTTAGAGGGAATGATGCACTCAGCAACTGCTGGTACAGCCGGTGTAGTTTCCATAGTTGTGTCTCTTTTAGTTGTTGTCACAATCTCCCTGGGTTTAGGAGTTGAATCTGTTTTGGCAGTTGTTGGCAGCATAGTGGGCTTACGTATAATGCTTGTAGCTGCTGATGTTGTTACAATTATGGTTCCCACAGCATGTTCTCTTTTAGCTGTAGATGGTAAAGTCTCTTTTGGTGTGGGAGTTTTGTCTTGTGTAGCTGGGGTTGCTTCTCCTTCCGTAGCTGCTGTTGCAGCCTTTTTGGATGTAGTAGTTGCTTCTAATTCAGCTGTTGTACTAACAGCTTGACTGGGTGCAGGGGTTGCATCTGAAGTAGTTACAGTAGTTCTTCTACCTTTCAAAATGTCTTTAAGCACAGTAGTTTTGTCTTTCTTGGGTATTGTTACTTCCTTTTTCTCcgtggttgtttcttttttagttgAGGACTCCATGGTTACCGGGGTCATAATAGGTTTAGTTGTTGTTCTGTCACTTTTATCGGTTATACTTACTAGTTTGCTATATATAGTAGTTGCGCCTTGTTTAACATTTGTGGGTGCAGGTGTAGAAAGTTCAACTTCAGGAATGGTGGGAGAGTCAGACAGGGATATTGGAGCATCTGTGACCTTAGgcattatttctttctctttgggGATTGTTGACACCTTTGTGGCACTAGCAGTTTTCTCCTCGGCTTTGGGAGTGGTGGGAGAATCAACCTTGGTTGTTGGTGCTTCTGTGGCTTTAGGGGTTGTCTCCTCAGCTTTAGGGGTTGTTGGTGCTTCTGTGGCTTCAGGGATTTTCTGTTCAGATTTAGGTGCTTTTGGTCTGTCTGTGCCTTTAAGGgttgttcttttcattttaggGGTCGTTGGAGGATCTGTTGCCTCAGGGATTGACTCCTTGGTTTTTGAGGTTGTCAGTACCTCCGTGGCAACAGGGGTTGTCTCTGCAACTTCAGGGGTTGTAGTCTCTTTGGCTCTGGGGGTTGCCTCTTTGGCCTTGGGAGTCGTTGAGGCCTCCGTGGCTGCAGGGGTTGTCTCTTTGACGTTCATAGTTGCTGGAGCTTCTGTGCATGCAGGGGTTGTCTCTTCAGCTTGTGGAGTAGTCACAGCCACTGTGGCTGCAGGGTTTGTGTCTTCAGCTTTGGGGGTTGTTGGTTCCTCAGGGGCATCAGGCGTTGTGTCATCAGCTTTTGAGGTTCTTGGGAAGTCTGTGGCTGCAAGGGTTGTCTCCGTGACTTTGGGGGTTGTTGGTGCCTCAGTGCCTTCAGGGGTTGTCTCTTCCACTTTGGGGGTTGTTGTGACCTCCGTTGCTTCAGGGGTCATCTCTGTGACTTTGGGGACTGTTGGTGCATCAGTGGTTTCAAAGGTTGTGTCCTCAGACTTGGGTGTTGTTGGTGCCTCAGTGGTTTCTGGGGTTGTGTC from Lagopus muta isolate bLagMut1 chromosome 5, bLagMut1 primary, whole genome shotgun sequence includes the following:
- the LOC125693183 gene encoding proteoglycan 4-like, whose amino-acid sequence is MKELNTRRSMPKESPELGPTDKKNTLNCSAVSGDGGGNVIFVKRTNHPETCCFAVGKANEKDLCSGKPADSMVALPNGTLAVFRGHYYWLLNGRTPPTTSPQRISVGWGIPSPIDAVFSRCNCDGKTFFIKGPLYWRFTNGVMDKGYPKPLTNGFAGLSGKIRAALPVASYNGRPESVYFIKRGKSHISDVHK